One window of the Benincasa hispida cultivar B227 chromosome 3, ASM972705v1, whole genome shotgun sequence genome contains the following:
- the LOC120073379 gene encoding uncharacterized protein LOC120073379 codes for MPSGAKKRKAAKKKKELEAHINPSQGNEDAKNQDDKGSDSGEIDSPASQNHPSHSNPFGEGSKEIQESSSSDAGVSSNVGTNQKVGLVSERKNGNVQNESVKGSRADDHSSSSSDDESVDPTKKPEVLDGKTNDLVVPTAASIVDSITPELSASEETISIAESASVENTATPDMIVSKKLETTPFSTTDGVTYVLVTAPRDLSSKPNEDRNLHLSGTNNFAAHAKNSESAKNSKPESEDQPLIGSRPPVPQRTSWLSCCGLCDVFTSSDR; via the exons ATGCCCTCAGGCGCTAAGAAGCGAAAAGCTGccaagaaaaagaaggaattGGAAGCTCATATCAATCCTTCTCAAG GAAATGAGGATGCTAAGAACCAAGATGATAAGGGAAGTGACAGTGGTGAGATTGATTCCCCAGCTTCTCAGAATCACCCAAGCCACAGTAATCCATTTGGTGAGGGGAGTAAGGAAATACAAGAGAGCAGCTCGTCCGATGCTGGGGTCTCGAGCAATGTAGGGACTAATCAGAAAGTAGGACTTGTATCTGAGAGAAAAAATGGTAATGTTCAGAATGAGTCTGTGAAAGGATCACGTGCTGACGATCATAGCAGTAGTAGTTCAGATGATGAGTCTGTGGATCCAACAAAGAAACCTGAG GTACTGGATGGGAAGACCAATGATTTGGTTGTGCCAACTGCTGCCTCTATTGTTGACTCGATTACACCAGAGCTCTCGGCATCTGAGGAAACTATCAGCATTGCTGAAAGTGCATCTGTTGAAAATACTGCCACACCTGATATGATTGTTTCGAAAAAGTTAGAGACAACCCCCTTCTCCACAACAGATGGAGTTACATATGTGCTAGTGACAGCTCCAAGGGATCTATCATCAAAACCAAATGAAGATAGAAATTTACACTTATCAG GAACTAATAATTTTGCAGCACATGCCAAAAATTCTGAAAGTGCAAAAAATTCCAAACCTGAATCTGAAGATCAg CCGTTGATTGGGTCAAGGCCACCAGTGCCACAAAGGACCTCATGGTTGAGTTGCTGTGGTTTATGTGATGTATTTACCAGCTCGGACCGATAA
- the LOC120073380 gene encoding uncharacterized protein LOC120073380 isoform X2 — MKAIAAPILFFNFCICIVIFGIGGWVMNHTMDNGFVIGAGFEVPQYFSPIFFQIGNSATGFFVIFALIAAVAVVASAISGSFYFRFSDSSNLPPAASTALIACFLTFLAMGFAWKEIALTVTSGHLIALEAFLIILSVTQFVYTAIIVWTSTG, encoded by the exons ATGAAGGCGATTGCAGCACCGATTTTGTTCTTTAATTTCTGCATATGCATCGTCATTTTTGGAATCGGTGGCTGGGTGATGAATCACACTATGGATAATGGATTTGTTATTG GTGCAGGATTTGAAGTTCCTCAgtatttttctccaattttcttccAAATTGGGAACTCTGCCACTGGGTTCTTTGTTATTTTTGCTTTGATTGCTGCTGTTGCTGTTGTTGCATCTGCCATCTCTGGAAGCTTTTATTTTCGTTTTTCGGACTCCAGCAACCTGCCCCCCGCCGCTTCAACAGCACTCATCGCCTGCTTTCTAACTTTTCTCGCTATGGG GTTCGCTTGGAAAGAGATTGCCCTGACTGTCACCAGTGGCCATCTG ATTGCGTTGGAGGCTTTCCTGATTATCCTTTCAGTTACGCAATTTGTTTATACCGCAATCATCGTGTGGACCTCAACCGGCTAG
- the LOC120073380 gene encoding uncharacterized protein LOC120073380 isoform X1, whose amino-acid sequence MKAIAAPILFFNFCICIVIFGIGGWVMNHTMDNGFVIGAGFEVPQYFSPIFFQIGNSATGFFVIFALIAAVAVVASAISGSFYFRFSDSSNLPPAASTALIACFLTFLAMGFAWKEIALTVTSGHLVRNLKASVVFLSFLFPFSKPCFSSPKCFTE is encoded by the exons ATGAAGGCGATTGCAGCACCGATTTTGTTCTTTAATTTCTGCATATGCATCGTCATTTTTGGAATCGGTGGCTGGGTGATGAATCACACTATGGATAATGGATTTGTTATTG GTGCAGGATTTGAAGTTCCTCAgtatttttctccaattttcttccAAATTGGGAACTCTGCCACTGGGTTCTTTGTTATTTTTGCTTTGATTGCTGCTGTTGCTGTTGTTGCATCTGCCATCTCTGGAAGCTTTTATTTTCGTTTTTCGGACTCCAGCAACCTGCCCCCCGCCGCTTCAACAGCACTCATCGCCTGCTTTCTAACTTTTCTCGCTATGGG GTTCGCTTGGAAAGAGATTGCCCTGACTGTCACCAGTGGCCATCTGGTGAGGAACCTAAAAGCTTCTGTTgttttcctctcttttcttttcccttttagCAAACCATGTTTCAGTTCTCCAAAGTGCTTCACAGAGTAA